From the Planktothricoides raciborskii GIHE-MW2 genome, the window GCTTTAAAATATTTGCTGATTGGCGCTTCGGCATCGGCGGTTTTCCTCTATGGCACCTCCTTGCTTTATGGCTTGTCCGGTGGCGAAACCAACCTGGAAGCGATCGCCGCTGGTTTAGCCAAAGGCAACACGGGAGAGTCGATTACGTTGCTCATTGCTTTGGTATTTGCGATCGCCGGGATTTCCTTTAAAATTTCGGCGGTGCCTTTCCACCAATGGACTCCAGACGTTTATGAAGGTTCGCCCACACCCGTGGTCGCATTTTTGTCCGTCGGTTCCAAAGCTGCTGGATTTGCCCTCGCCATTCGTCTGCTGGTAATTGCATTCCCCTTGGTCAGCGAACAATGGCATTTTGTCTTCACTGCTTTAGCCATTCTCAGTATGATTTTGGGCAATGCGGTGGCGATCGCTCAAACCAGCCTCAAACGGATGCTGGCCTATTCTTCCATCGGTCAAGCCGGATTTGTGATGATTGGTTTAGTCGCCAATACCGACGCCGGTTATGCCAGCATGGTCTTCTACTTGCTGGTTTACCTGTTTATGAACCTAGGGGCATTCACTTGCTTAATCCTGTTCACTCTACAAACGGGTACTGACCAAATTAGTGAGTACGCTGGACTCTATCAAAAAGACCCTTTGCTCACCCTGGCATTAAGTATTTGCTTACTGTCTTTAGGCGGGATTCCTCCCTTAGCTGGATTCTTTGGTAAACTCTACATTTTCTGGGCAGGTTGGCAAGCCGGACTTTATGGCTTAGTCTTAGTCGGTTTAATCACCAGTGTCATCTCGATTTACTACTACATTCGAGTAGTGAAAATGATGGTGGTTAAAGAACCCCAGGAAATGTCAGAATCCGTGAAAAAATATCCCGAAATCCGCTGGACTTTACCCGGAATGCGGCCTTTACAAGTGGGAATTATTCTGACTTTAGTGGCCACATCTTTAGCCGGAATTCTGTCTAATCCCTTGTTCACCTTTGTCAATGACTCGGTGACTCGGACAGAAATGTTGCAATCTTCGATTCAAACTGAATCCGTAGCGACTTTGCTGCCCCAGTCTCCTCTCTCTTTATCTGCCAAAAATTAGAGCAGATTACTGGTAATAAATTACCAAAAATAAATTAAATTACCAGAAATCAATTCACAAAAACAAAAATGCCTGACTCAAAGCGTCAGGCATTTTGATTTTTGGTAATTTGTTGTTTTGGGGGTGAGAGTGGGCATTGCCCACCGATTCACCAATTCATCATAAGCGGGATGTGAATCCTTAATTGGGCTAATTGATGCCTAATTGATGCCTAATTGATGCCTAATTGACGCCTAATTGATGCCTAATTGATGCCTAAGCAACCGTTGCTAAAATATCTCTTTCAGTCAACAAAATATATTCTTCATTGCCCATTTTTATGTCAGTACCCGCGTACTTAGAATAGAGAACTTTATCCCCAATTTTGACATCAAGGGGAATGCGCTTACCATTTTTATCAACTTTTCCAGAACCCACCGCGACGACTTCTCCGAGTTGTGGTTTCTCTTTGGCGGTATCAGGCAACAGAATTCCTCCGGCGGTTTTTTCTTCAGAAGCGCTGATTTTCACAAATACGCGATCGCCGAGCGGTTGAACCGTGGAAATATTGATGCTAACGGCCATAAAATTCACCTTTCAACTTAATCGTAAAGAGCAATAGTTTTTCTAATTTATCTTACTAAATTAAGGCGCGATCGCCACTTTTTTAACTGTACGGTTTACCGAACCGGAAATCTGGGGGGAGGTGCGGAGGGGCGGGGGTGCGGAGGGGCGGGGGTGCGGGGTGTGGGGGGGGAAAGTGAAAAGTGATGCATTGAAAAGTGAAAAGTCGTAGGGGCGTCCTTGGGAAGCATAATCCGTCAGGCTATATGGCCAGGCCATTCGCCCTTACAAAAGAAATATCACTATTCACTATTCACTATTCACTATTCACTCTTCGCGGAGGA encodes:
- a CDS encoding NAD(P)H-quinone oxidoreductase subunit N — translated: MDFANLAAELNTGAILPEGIVIVTLVVVAIADLIVGRSSPFNETSNASRSWIPYIAIAGLLATEVALYYQWDSTTPTAFLGAFNGDALSVVFRGIIALSTAVTILMSIRYVNESGTALAEFIMILLTATIGAMFLCAANELVMIFISLETLSISSYLLTGYMKRDPRSNEAALKYLLIGASASAVFLYGTSLLYGLSGGETNLEAIAAGLAKGNTGESITLLIALVFAIAGISFKISAVPFHQWTPDVYEGSPTPVVAFLSVGSKAAGFALAIRLLVIAFPLVSEQWHFVFTALAILSMILGNAVAIAQTSLKRMLAYSSIGQAGFVMIGLVANTDAGYASMVFYLLVYLFMNLGAFTCLILFTLQTGTDQISEYAGLYQKDPLLTLALSICLLSLGGIPPLAGFFGKLYIFWAGWQAGLYGLVLVGLITSVISIYYYIRVVKMMVVKEPQEMSESVKKYPEIRWTLPGMRPLQVGIILTLVATSLAGILSNPLFTFVNDSVTRTEMLQSSIQTESVATLLPQSPLSLSAKN
- the groES gene encoding co-chaperone GroES, yielding MAVSINISTVQPLGDRVFVKISASEEKTAGGILLPDTAKEKPQLGEVVAVGSGKVDKNGKRIPLDVKIGDKVLYSKYAGTDIKMGNEEYILLTERDILATVA